The Mustelus asterias chromosome 1, sMusAst1.hap1.1, whole genome shotgun sequence genomic interval CAACTCTTAAAAATTGGATACAAACAGGCTGTTCAGATAGCTGTCAGAATTCATGTGACTTTTGGATTACAACAGTACCAAGTCTCCTGTGAATGCTTATTAAATGTGGACATTAGATGGGCCAACATCTAAAGATTATGGAGTGTCCAATATGAAACACAAGCAAGCAAAGAGGAAAATTGCAACTCAATAACCATGATCAATCCCCCTTTGTGGCACAATAGTCTCTCCCATGCAAATTAAATTGGACAAGGCGTCCCGCAGTCATGTGATCAAAGGTGATTGCAGAGGCAACATAATTGCTACGCTCAGACCCTGCATATCCCTCAATCATTAACCAGTCTGAGAACCAGACTCAAATTCATTGCAAATCATCAAGCCAAAGTACTTAACCTGTTCCAGTTTCAAAGTTAACCCGAGAACCAACCTCCTAGATATTTGGCTACAAGAAACTTTGCAATCTACTGAGACTTAACCTTCAAAACCCTACTGTTAGCCTAGCCTAttttgaccttgggtgactgtggagtttgcacagtgtcTCCATGTAtacacgggtttcctctgggcgctctggtttcctcccacagtccaaagatgtgcaggttaggttgattgactatgctaaattatcccttagtatccaggatgtgcgggttaggtggattagcaatggcaTATGCATGGGCTTACAGGGATGGGAGTGGGAAGCcttgtaagatgctctttgagagATTTGGTAAGAattgtccgaatggcctccttctgcatgttagTGATTTTATGGATCTGTATCCTGTCCCAGGTCATTCATGTCAGCCTCATTGTTTGTCACTCCTCTAAATTTAGTTAAGTGGCGAAGTTTTGACATTTTACACCTTACTTCAGGATCCAAGTCATTCACACAAGAGCAAAAAAGTGGTCCTAACACTTTTGCAGAACACTACTGCCTATCCTACAGTCTAAAAAAACTACCATAACTCACTGCTTTATGTCCTTAAGCTTTTTTTTGAAAATTCAATTTATCCCTCTTATTCCACAAGCCTCAATTTTGTTAATCAgccttttattttaattttatttattgtcacaagtaggcttaaattaaaactgcaatgaagttactgcgaaaatcccctagtcacctgttcgggtacacagagggagaattttcacttggccaatgcacctaaccagcatgtctttcagactgtgggaggcaactggagtacctggaggaaactgacgcagacattgggagaatgcacagattccgcacagtgacccaagtcgggaattgaacccgggtccctggcgctgagaggcagcagtgctaaccactgccaccccaTTATGTAGCACCTTGTCAATCACTACTCAAAATCCACAGATAACATCCACCACATTCCCTTCAAGTGCCTGTTTCTTCAAAGTGATTTAAGAATCCTCACCGACACCAAGTCTACGCAAGAGGTAGATATTAGAATATTCAATTCATTGTAAAACCATGTAGAATAAGCCAATTTAAGAGGGAGAGGTGGGATTGAGTGAAAGACAAAATTAAAACGTtcttttaaaatctccaacaataattgaATTTTGCAGGTCTGAGACTCTATGCTAGTAAAATGAAAAATTTCACAGCGAGGGGTTGGTTGACACCAAGACTCATCACATGAAAAATTCACTTACGCCTAACAGAAGCCCTAACTTTTACTAGCATGTTAGGAAACTGGTGGGCAAATACCACAACTTCAAGTCCTTCATGTGCATAAATGCTGAATCTATTGGCAAAATACCATTTTAGCAAAACTTGGAGTAACAAGCAAAAGAGACAGCAAGTTCCTTATTTTCATGTTTACTTGCAGATACCAGAAATTGCTTTCTGATGTACTTCAAAGTGTTGAGCCTCTTTTTGCTTTTACAGAAGTTAAAAATATATTTCTAgaaaacttcccccccccccacaagattCAGTTTAACCAGCTTTCAGTATCTGAAAAATAATGTATAATAAATTTTCAAGTCCCAACAACAAATGGATGGTATTGCTAACTGATGCCAGTTAATTTATACAGATTACAGAAAGATGAATGATGGTTTGAGTCTTTACTCAAGGAAAATTGATCTTTTGCCTTTAGGACAGAGTGGTTAGTAAAATTTTAATTGGTCTAAAAGTTGAAAAACTCATTTAAATTATACTTCTGTAGCACTTGGATGTGTTAGAGATGAAAAAGAATGAATATTTTATTCTTCAAAATAAAGAGATAAAGATCATTTCCTCACTGAGAAAAGACAGCATTTACTAAATCATTATCACAAGGATTTTATTCACGTTTAAAAAATCTACAATCTGTTAATTGGAACTAAAATTTCTGATGCAAATACTAAAATCTCAAAATTCTGCTGAAACATTTTTGAACTATACACCAAGGAAAGCAAAGTTATAAAATTCTTCAACCATAGGGAAAATTGCAGCTTTACACAGGTAAAAAGTACAAGACAGACAAATAAAATCTAGACACTTTACTATGCTAGTCTCAAGTGCCCATAAATTGGCAGTGAAGTATTTGTACAGGGAGTTTATGTACAAGACTAACAATTCTATACATTGTTGCCCATTAAAAAGAATCAATTTTTTTGTATGCAACCATACTATTCACTTTATGTATGGTCGTAGTGAAAGATCTCAGGCGAACCTCTTCAGAGTTGTTAATAAACTGTGGCCCTGATTCTTCCCACTTTTCTGGCACCTCCAGGTCTTTGTCTGTGTATATTAGGAGATCAAAAGAACctgaaaaaagagagagaaatgaaaACAGGTTGTCAATACGATCACAAGATAAATACAGGCAAGTAAAGTCACTTAGCCATCCAAAACAGTCCTAAAGCCCCATTGCAGTTGGGCATGGGGTGggtaaaaaaaatctggttcataGTTATACTCTTAAAAACATATCAATTTTTAGTTTTAGGAATACGACTTTCATGTTGGAGGTCAACATGTTACATTGGGAGGCAGTGACgtattggtattgtcactgcactagtaatccagagacctagggtacTCCTCTCGGGACTagggtttgaatcctaccacagcagatggaggaatttaaatAGCTTTTTCAAAAAAATTGCAATTATGAGTTGAACGATAACAAAATTAATTGTTGATTATTCCTTTAGGAGAAGGCAATCTGCCATTGTTACCGGGTCTAGCCCGACTCTAGACacacatagcaatgtggttgattctcaactcagGGATGGGACATAAATGcttgcccagccagtgatgcccacaaagattaaaagaaaaaaaatgcagcaaAAGTGAGCATCTGTTCAAAAACTATTAACTCTGATGGAAATGCAATTCAAATCAAGCTTTGGTTTATTACATTTAAAAAGGTAACCAATTCTTATCTTAAAAAGGGCAAGGGTAGAATTGTGAAAGCAGTTTAGCAGAGCCAGAAGGAGTGTCCTTATTTCAACAAAAAGTAGCTGGTAGAATTGTTCAAGCAAAGTCTACAGTGGGCCTAACAGAGCCTTGTGGCAGAAGGGGGGTAGCAAGAGTCAGCTTTGGACGGCAGTTGGTAAATGTCAATAACCAGAACAAGGAGCTACGGCATCCACAATTATGAGGTATTAAAGAAAAGGGTCATTTAGCTAAAAGGCTAATGGAAGGATCCCCATGATATATTACATTGGAGAATAGCTGAAACGTTGGAGCATTGAAGAGAATTTCAGAGAGCTgtggcatgccttttggactggtCATTatagaaataaactttaagattgtTGCAATGTATAAGAAGGGATCCTTTGagggtgaaataaaaacagattgcACAGCGCAAGTAATTATAAACTGTTGGTTTTGGTATTGTTTCCTATgtacaataaagtttgtttctgtTTGAAAATTGAGGTGACATAGTTCGTCGGCCGATTGTTCAGATTTCTTCTAAATGTTAACGCTCCCCAACAGGTCGTACTAGTAAAAATGTAAAATtttgaatagaaacaaaataCAGAACAAAATTTTGAACATCTTAGCCTAAACTAGCAGAGCTCACAGAGAAATACTACATCAGAGAGAGTATACATAACATACATTGAAGGGCAGGAGATAAAATAATTTGTAAAGTCTCCACTTGGCAGAGTATTGACCCCATCTTTGCTGTCCAGAAAAAAGACCAAACATGCACATTCACGGAGATGTTGAcgaagtggtattgtcactagaccagtaatcttaatgctctgaggacccagatatgaatcccgccatggcatatgtgaaatttgaattcatataaacatagaagataggagcacgaggaggccatttggccattccagtcagctccgccattcacaactatcatggctgattgtccaacttaatagcctaatcctgctttctcctcataacctatgATCCTATTCGCCCTAAGTGCTATGCCTAGCtgactcttgaatacattcaatgttttgacatcaactacttcctgtggtaatgaattccacaggctcaccaaactttgggtgaagaaatgtcttctcatctccatcctaaatggtctaccctgaatcctcagtctgtgacccctggttctggacttcccccaccatcgggaacatcctccctgcatgtatccagtctagtcctgttagaattttataagtctcaatgagatctctcctcattcatctgaactccagcgaaaacaatcctaacctagtcaatctctcctcatacatcagtcgcgCCATtactggaatcagcctggtaaacctttgctgcactcccgagtgcaagaatatccttcctcagaaaaagagaccaaaactgcacacaatactctcggtgtggcctcaccaaggccctgtatagttgcaacacatccctgctcctgtactcaaaacctcccacaatgaaggccaacataccatttaccttctttactgcctgctgcacttgcatgcttaccttcagcaactggtgcacaaggacgcccaggtcccgTTACACGCTCCCCTTTcaaaatttacagccattcaggtagtaatctgccttcttgtttttgcttccaaatgctcacatttatccaaattaaactgtatctgccattgatttgccaattcaatctgtccagatcatgctgtaggatctctgcatcctcgtcacagttcaccctcccacccaaattGGTAtcactgcaaactttgaaatgctacattttgttccctcatccaaatcaggaatatattgtgaatagctggggtcccagcaccgatccctgtggcaccccacaagTTACTgcatgccaatttgaaaaggacctatTAATTCCTAttctgtttcctctctgccaaccagttttctatccatctcaatacactttccccaatcccaagcgctttaatcttgcataatcttatgtgggactttgtcaaacgctttctgaaagtccaaatataccgcatcgactggctccctcttgaattcgagaattttccccactaccgatgttaggcttatGGTCcataattccttgttttctctctacttccctctttgaatattggagtgacattgtcTGCCCTCCAatttgcagggactgttccagagtctatagaatcctggaagatgaccaccaatgcatccactatttttaGAGCCACTTCCTTCAATACTGtgtgatgtagattatcaggccctgatgatttatctgccttcaatcccatcaattttcccagcaccatttctccacTGATATCGATCGCCCTCAGTTCTTTcccctcactaaatcttgcattctccaacatttctggtatcgatttgtcctcttttgtgaagacagaaccaaagtatgtatgcAGTTGCTCAGTCATTTCTTTGCCCACCTATTATACATTTCTGTCTGTCGGGGACCTACATTTACCAACCCCTTTCACTTCacttatctatagaaactcttagtgtcagtctttatcttccctgcaagcttactttcatactgtatttttccctttttaaaaatcaattccttggtccttctttgctgaattctaaactgctcccaatcctccagaactggtcccaatgcctcagaaatctgaaaccttcccccgacaccatctcttcagtcaCGTATTCaaccgatatatcctgtcatttctactctgactagcatgtggcacaggtagtaaccctgagatcactacctttgaggtccgattgcttaactttcttcctagctccctgtatccctgcggcacggtagcacagtggttagcactgctgcttcacagatccagggtcccgggttcgattcccggctcgggacactgtctgtgtggagtttgcacattctcctcgtgtctacatgggtttcctccgggtgctccggtttcctcccacagtccaaagatgtgcgggttaggttgattggccaggttaaaaattgccccttagagtcgtgagatgcgtagattagtgggtaaatatgtgggggtagggcctgggtgggattgtggtcggtgcagactcgatgggccaaatggcctccttctgcactgtagggtttctatgattctatgtattctacttttaggacctcattcctttttttaacctatgttgtttgtaccaatCTGTACCACGTTgttcactggctgttcaccctccccctctagAATGTCCTGTACCCGTTCTGAAAATGTAAGGACTGAagtgttcaataaaaatctggaattaaaagtccagatAGACTTTCAAAGTCTAACGATGGCCATGAGACCATTGTCTactgtcataaaagcccatctggatcactaatgtcttttggggaaggaaatctgctgtccttacctcgtctggcctacttgtgaatcTAAGCTCACAGCAATGCATATGAcctttaattgccctctgaaatggccttcgcaagccactcagtccaaggacaataaagagatgagcaataaatgccaacaagaGAGATATCCCTTATAGGAATTAAAAACTAAGCAATACCCTATAGAACAGCAACATGCAACATTCACGGAGCACTGCTACCATTCAACACCTAGTAGCTAGTCATATGGAATGGCAATTAATGGGATCTGGAAGCAGGTTAGTTGCAGTGGTCTTTGTCCTTGGTGTGATATAGAGACCAGAAAGGAGGAAAAGTAAAATTATCGCTAACACTGTTTGATATTTTATACAAGATACTATTAAAAATATTCACTTACATGCAGCATCTAGCAAAGGCAAAAAAGTCACCGTGGCAGTGATTTGTCTAATGACGGACCGGATTTCATCTTGAATCGCTTTCTCAGATTTATCTCTTGGCTGGCTGCAATGAGACATTTGtattaaaagcaaagtactggcgatcaaaatcaatatttctggtctttatttgttAAAATTGAAAACAGAAGCTCTTTAATTTTCAAATGGGAATATTTTGATGAGGTTAGCTAAGACTGTTCCATCTTCAAGTGTTTCTCTTGAGCCAGCCGCGAGGATTTAAGCTCACATGACATTAAAACAAGCATAATTATAATAAAATTACTCAAAATGTCAGTACCAACTTTGGGACAGAAAGTGTAACATTATAATATACATAAAAAGATGTCCAAAAGTTTTAATTATTTCTCCTACTCAAAATCTTGTATTTTTCCTTAAAGTCTATTCCAACATGTGAGAGATTTCAGGTACACTGTCTTAAAGAGGCagacaccacatccctcccctttaACTTTCTTATGCAATCAAAATTGTTTTACTCAAACCACATTCTAAATAAACAttatacacaaatacacacaaagtAAACATTTGCAAATCGATGTAGCAATTGCTCTTTGGAAAGATCTTGAGGCTTGCATTTCTTCGAGAAAGCTTCAACTACGCACTGCTCCAAATATAGTCTTGCATAGGATTCTTCcatacaggcttgctgctttCTGAATTCTGACCATGGACTACATACTTTCCTCAGCAGACGGTGTCAGTCTCCATTGATCCTTTTCTCTGTCAGGCACCCTTATTCTACACTGCGTGCAAGTACCGTCATTGCAATTCAACAGTCTTATGTCCTGACAATTCTTGCACACTCTCAGTTTGCCACTTGCAAAGGAAATGGTCCTGGTACTCTATTTCTGGTACTTGGGTTGCGTGATAAAGTTTCTTCTCTACCTAGTGTTTCTGTTCGGCATGTTTTCCATCGACTATGTTGTCATGTTAGTTCTTGTGCATTTCTACTAgtgtgaccatttcagcaatcttgttctggcatgTAATCTCAGTTTCCTTCTCTGCCTCACTTATTCTGTGGCTTGCTTGTAAGTTATTGCTTGCTTGTAGGTTATTGCAAAAACCTTCAAAGGAACTTATTAAAAGCAAAAGGATGGGACGCAACTGAGTCTTGCTTGCTTTCAGCTCTTCATTTAGTTGCACTGGGTCATTTGCCGGTGCGCTACTTATCAAAGGTCTTTTGGTGTCTACCTTCAGGCTATCCCCCTCTCTGGGGTTTTTCACTTGCATATTCATTTCTGTGACTCGTCAGTGCTCTTGGCCTTCTTAAAACTCAGTCACACATTTGCTCATTTTTCCCCCTCCTCACATCTTTCACAAGCCAGCACTTTCTTGCAAGGATTGATGCTACTTACAATATTACCGCTATATTCTCTTTACACTATATTGCCTTCACAAAGTAGTAGAATTCTGTCCTCAAAGAGTTCAGTCTACAGATAAACTTCTGATGACCTTCTTCAGACTTCTGACCCTCAAGCCTGGCTTCCACCCTACTCACAGCGCAGCTGAAGTCATAAATGACATCACCTGATATAGCGATGTACTATCCTCCATTCTTCCTCATTCTAACCTATCCCTTATTTGGTAAGGTTGACCAAGTCATTGTCCAACATGGTTCCATTTCAGCCTGGTGCAGCCAAGTAGACAGCACACCTCCAGTAATGGCTCCTCTTTCTGTTCTCCACTGTCAACACTGTTTTATAGTCCTGAAAGATCAATGAGGTGACCTCATCGAAGTTTATTTTAATAAACAGCATGGAAAGGCAAATCTGAAAACTAAACTGAACAGAATAAAAGGATTCATGCTCAATCTTGTAAGAGGCAAATTTAGGACCAAAATCAATCAACTTTCCTTCACACAAAGCTtaaccaatgctcagaatgggtaCAGTAGTGACAGGAAAAGCCTGGAAATGTTTTAAGAAACAACttagagtgcctttggtacattggcctttataaatcggagtatagagtataaaagttggggtgttatggtaaggttatataaggcattggtgaggccgaatttggagtattgtgtacagttttggtcacctagttacaggaaggatgtaaataaggttgtaagagtgcagagaaggttcacaaggatgttgccgggacttgagaagctgagttacagagagagatcgaataggttgggactttattccctggagcgtagaagattgaggggagatttgatagaggtgtgtaagattttgatgggtatagatagagtgaatgcaagcaggctttttccactgaggctaggggagaaaaaaaccagagggcatgggttaagggtgaaatgagaaaagtttaaagggaatattagggggggcttcttcacgcagagagtggtgggagtgtggaatgagctgccggataaagtggtaaacatttaagaaaaacttgggacgggttcatggatgagaggggtgtggaaggatatggtccaagtgcaggtcagtgggactaggcaaaaaatggttcggcacagacaagaagggccaaaaggcctgtttctaagctgtaattttctatggttctaactggaCCATGATGGGAAGTGAGAAATGCGTAGCTAATATGTATACACGAGCCTTTATCCTTTAAAATTAACAGCCTGAACCAgagggtgattttgagcccacactctccatTTGCGGGTATGGCAAGTCTCTGTGACCTTGACAACCCTTTATATGTCCATACATTATGCAATAATTTGGCAAGCACGATAGCAGGAAAAGCGGTACATAGAACTTGCAGATTAATAGTACAAAGAATGTAAAATTAAAAAAAGGCAGTCAGCAATGACTATTGAAACAATTATGTAGAAATGCAGAGAGAAATTACACATGAAGCATTAACTGTTCTTTTCTCCGTACGGGTCCTGCCAAGCCAGCTGTGCTTCCAACCTCCCCACTCGTGTTCCAAACGTTAATAGTTTAGACAAtattttgaaatttgaatttcaggCCATGGTGAGAAGCTCACCATCGAGGTCACGTGCTGAATGCAAATCACTCATTGCTAATACCTTGGGAAGGTCTGAGATACGAGCCAGTCACTACCCTTGCAAGGTGTTACCTGTTTCAGGTGAGGAAGTCACCAGGAATATGGTTCAGGCAGTAACAGAGCAGGAGAAGCAGTTTGATAAGAACTGTGGATGCAGTTACAGCCTGGTATGGAAATGGCTTCTGGCTGGCTTGGTAAGTTCAATGTGTGAGGTGAGGCAAGAGATCTTGCACCCCAATTCAGATTACTCTCCCACCACACAATTTTAAGAGCaacacagtagttagtactgctgcctcacagtcccaggcacccgggttcgattcccgcttggatgaccgtttgcgtgggtttcctcccactgaccaaagatgtgtgggttaggttgatcggccatgctaaattgtcgcttgatatcaaggagattagcagggtaaatacaggaggttacggggatagagcctgggtgagattgttggtgcaggctcaatgggctgaatggcctcctgctgcactgtagggattctatgaactcttcatcacattaacctgaaacattttctgtttctctcgccacaaatgctgccaggcttgctgagtattaccaacattttctgttttcattattcTTAAAGAACATCTCCTGCTCTGCTTGGAGAAAGTGCCATTGAATGAATTCCAAAAACCTGTACAGGTAGATCAGGCACTtccagcataagaacataagaaataggagcaggagtaggccatctagcctctcgagcctgccccgccattcaataagatcatggctgatctgatagtggtttagttccacttacccatccgctccccataacccttaattcccttattgatcagaaatctatctacctgtgacttaaacatatttaacgaggtagcctccactgcttcaatgggcagagaattccagagattcaccaccctctgagagaagttcctcctcaactctgtcctaaactgactcccccttattttgaggctgcgtcTTCTAGTTctcgtttcctttctaagtggaaagaatctctctgcctctaccctgtctagccccttcattatcttatatgtctctaagatctcccctcagccttctaaacttcaacgagtacaggcccaatctactcaatctcgcctcataagctaaccccctcatctctggtatcaacctggtgaaccttctctccaaggccaatacatccttccgcaaataaggggatcaaaattgcacacagtactctggttgcggcctcaccagtaccttgtacagttgcagcaagacctccctgcttttatactccatccccttcgcgataaaggccaacattccatttgccttcttgatcacctgctgcacctgcaaactgagtttttgtgattcatgcaccaggacccccaggtccctctgcacagtagcgtgTTGTAAtttttccccatttaaataatagtccattttactattattccttccaaaatggataacctcacacttgtcaacgttatactccatctgccagctccttggccactcacttagcctatccaaatctctctgcagactctctgtgtcctccacgcaatttgcatttccactcatctttgtatcatccgcaaactttgttaccctacactcgtcccctcctccagatcgtctatgtatatggtaaacagttggggCCCCaggaccgatccctgcggcacgccactagtcaccaactgccaaccagaaaagcacccatttattccaactctctgcttcctgttagctagccaatcctcaatccacgctaacactttactcccaactctgtgtaccctgatcttctgcagcaaccttttgtgaggcaccttatcgaacaccttctggaaatccaaaaacaccacatccaccggttcccctctgtcaaccgcactcgttacatcttcataaaaatccagtaaattcgtcaagcacgactttcccttcatgaatccatgctgcgtctgcttgttcgaaccatttttttccaggtgtcctgctatttcttctttaatgatggattccagcaatttcccaactacggatgttaagctaactggcctgtagttacccgccttttgtctacctccttttttaaacagtggcgtcacattagctgttttccaatcagccggcacttccccagagtccagcgaattttgataaattacaaccaacgcatccactattacttctgccatttctttcagtaccctgggatgcattccatccgggcccagggacttgtctacctttagtcccattagcctaccaagcactacctctttagtaatagtaatcattttaaggacctcaccccctacagtcccacgaccatcaattttcggtaagctatttgtgtcctctaccgtgaagaccgacacaaaaaacttgtttaaggcctcggccatttcttcgtttcccattattaaatcccccttctcgtcttctaagggtccaacatttactttagccactcttttcatatatttgtaaaaacttttactatcagtttttatattttgtgctagtttaggttcataatctatctttcctttatcactttcttagtagttctttgttgttttttaaagctttcccaatcttctaatttcccactagttttggccactctgtacgcattggtttttaatttaatactctcctttatttccttagttatccacggctggttatcccttttcttacattccttttttatcacaggaatatatttctgctgagtactgagaaaaatctttaaaatccgccactgttgctcagctgtcctaccaactagtctgcattcccagtctacattagctaattctgccctcatcctattgtactctcctctgttcaagcagaggacactggtttgggaccctactttctctccctccatttgtattagaaattcaaccatattgtgatcactcattccgaGAGgctccctcacaagaagatcattaattttacctgtctcattacacaggaccagatccaagatagcttgctccctcgtaggttctgtaacatactgttcgaggaaactatcccgacagcattctaagaactcttccttaagtccaccgcgtccgacttgagtcaaccaatcaatatgcaggttaaaatcccccatgattattgctgttccatttttgcacgcattcattatttgcttgtttatagcccgccccacctcaaagttattatttgggggcctatagaccacgcccaccagtgactttctccccttactattccttatctccacccacaacaattccacattatgc includes:
- the mad2l1 gene encoding mitotic spindle assembly checkpoint protein MAD2A isoform X2; this encodes MMAGKVAAREGITLKGSASIVSEFFDWLCNHFVQRLVVVINSIETNEVLERWQFDIECDKTVTENSQPRDKSEKAIQDEIRSVIRQITATVTFLPLLDAACSFDLLIYTDKDLEVPEKWEESGPQFINNSEEVRLRSFTTTIHKVNSMVAYKKIDSF